From the genome of Rathayibacter sp. VKM Ac-2804:
GGCGGATCAGCGCCCGCAGCCGCGCGACCAGCACCGGGAAGGAGAACGGCTTCGTGAGGTAGTCGTCCGCGCCGGTGTCGAGCGCCTCGACCTGGTCGAGGTCGCCGTCCTTCGCCGTGAGCATCAGGATCGGCGTCCAGTCCTCGGCCGCGCGCAGGCGCTCGCAGACCCGGAAGCCGCTGATGTCGGGCAGCATCAGGTCGAGCACGATCGCCGCGTACTCCGCCTCCTGCGCGAGCCAGAGCGCGTCGGTGCCGGTCGTGGCGGTGTCGACGGCGAAGCCCTCGCCCTCCAGGCCCGCCTCGAGCGCACCGAGCAGGTTGATCTCGTCGTCGACGATGAGGATGCGGATGGGAGCCTCCCGGTCTCGGCACGGACGCCCAGGTTAACCCGGCCGTCGCCCGGGTGCGCTAAGACGGGGCGGTGACCTCCGACGCCTCCCTCGCCCGCCGCCTGGGCACCCGCGACGCCGTCGTCATCGGGCTCGGCTCGATGCTCGGCGCCGGGCTCTTCTCCGCCTTCGCCCCCGCCGCCGCGGCGGCCGGCCCGTGGCTGCTGCTCGGCCTGGCGCTCGCCGCGATCGTCGCCTGGGCGAACGCCTCCTCCACGGCGCAGCTGGCCGCGCAGTACCCGCGCTCCGGCGGCGCCTACCTCTACGGCCGGGAGCGGCTCGGCGAGTGGCCCGGCTTCCTGGCCGGCTGGAGCTTCGTCGTCGGCAAGACGGCGAGCTGCGCGGCGATGGCGCTGACCGTCGCCGCCTACGCCGCGCCCGCGGGCTGGGAGCGGCCGGTGGCGGTGGCCGCGGTCGTCGTCCTCGTGGCGGTGAACGTGCTCGGCGTGACCCGGACGGCGCTCGCGACCCGGATCCTGCTCTCGATCGTCCTCGTGGTGCTCGTCCTCGCGATGGCCGCCGCGGCGGCGTCCGGCCCGGCGGCCGCCTCCGCCACCGACCGCCCCTTCGACGCCTACGGCGTGCTGCAGTCGGCCGGGCTGCTGTTCTTCGCCTTCGCCGGCTACGCCCGCCTCGCCACGATGGGGGAGGAGGTGCGCGACCCCGCGCGCACCATCCCGCGGGCGATCCTCGGCGCGCTCGGGCTCGCGGTCCTGATCTACACGGTGGTCGGCGCGGGTCTGCTCGCGGTGCTCGGCCCTGAGCGGCTCGCCGCTTCGACGCAGCCGCTCGTCGACGCGGCCGCCGCCTGGCCCTGGACCGCGGTGCCGATCCGGGTGGGTGCCGCGGCCGCGAGCCTCGGCGCACTGCTCGCGCTGATCGCCGGCATCGGCCGCACGAGCCTGGCGATGGCGCGGAACGGCGATCTGCCGCGGGCGCTCGCCGTGATCGACCCGGTCCGCAGCGTCCCGCGCCGCGCTGAGATCGTCGTCGGCCTGATCGTCGTCGTCCTGGTGCTCGTCGCCGACCTGCGCTCGGCGATCGGCTTCTCCTCGTTCGGCGTGCTGCTCTACTACCTGGTCGCGAACGTCGCGGCGCTGACCCAGGAGGCCCCGCACCGCCGCTGCCCCCGCCCGCTGGCGGTCGTCGGCGTCGCCGGCTGCCTCCTCCTCGTGGCGACCCTCCCTCCCGCCTCGATCGCGGGCGGCGTCGCGGTGCTCGCCGTCGGCGCCGCCTACCGCCTCCTCGCTCAGTCGCGGGTGCGGCGGAGCAGCCAGACGAAGTAGGGCGCGCCGACCAGCGCGATCATCAGGCCCGCGGGCAGCTGCGAGGGCGCGATGAGCGTGCGGCCGAGGGTGTCCGCCACGAGGACGAGCAGTCCGCCGAGCAGCATCGCGACCGGGACGATGCGCCCGTGCCGCGCGCCGACCAGCGTCCGGGCCAGGTGCGGCGCGACCAGTCCGACGAAGCCGACCGTGCCGACGGCGACGACGGCCAGCGAGGCGAGCACGGCGGCCAGCGCGAGAACGCCCAGCCGGGTGCGCTCGGGCCGGACGCCGAGGATGCGCGGGGTGTCCTCGTCGATCGCCAGCAGGTCCAGGCGGCGGCGCAGTCCCAGGAGGATCGGCAGCAGCACGAGGATCCCGATCGCGACCGGGAGGACGTCGGGCAGCGAGCGGCCGTAGGTCGTGCCGGAGAGCCAGGTGAGGATCCGCGGCGTCTGCCACGGGTCGGAGCTCAGCAGCAGGAAGGCGGTCACCGCGGTCAGGGCGTAGCCCATGCCGATGCCGACGAGCACGAAGCGATCCGGTTGCAGGCCGCCGCGCCAGGCGAGCAGGGCGATCACCCCGAAGGTCGCGAGCCCGGCGGCGACCGCCATCGCGATCAGAACGGGGCGCCCGCCGCCGCCGAGACCGGTGGTGACGACGATCACGGCGCCGAGCCCCGCGCCGGCGGTGATGCCCAGCAGTCCCGGCTCGGCCAGCGGATTGCGGACGGTGCCCTGCACCGCGGTGCCCGCGAGCGCGAGCGCCGCGCCGGCGAGCACGGCCGCGGCGATGCGAGGCGCCCGCTCGTCGAGGGCGCGGGCGACGAGGTCCGGTGCCGCGCTCTGCAGCCAGAGGACGACGTCGCCCAGGCGCAGCTGCAGGCTGCCCGCGAGCAGCCCGAGCACGATCGTGCCGGCGAGCAGGACGACGAGCACCGCGAGCACGATCCGGAAGCGCCGGACCGTCCGCAGCGAGGAGCGCACCGCCCGCGCCGTCCGCGCGGAGCCGGCGTCGCGCATCCGCAGGGCGAGCACCACGATGACCACTCCGCCGAGCACCGCGGTCGGGATGCCCGTGGGGATCGCCGTGGCCCCCTCCGGGCTGAGGATCGCGCGCAGCAGCGCGTCGGCGAGCACGATCAGCGCGGCGCCGATCAGCCCCGACGCGGGCACGAGGAAGACGTGCCGACGCAGCGCCGGCACCCGCGCCGTCAGCAGCCGGGTCAGCACCGGGGCGCCGAGCCCCACGAACGCGATCGGCCCGGCCAGGGTGACCGAGGTGCTGGTGAGCAGCACCGCGCAGAGCACGGCCAGCGCCCTGGTCGAGCGGACCGGGACGCCGAGGGTCGCGGCGCCGTCCTCGCCGAGCCCGAGCACGTCGAGGCGGCGCGAGAGCAGCAGGGCCAGCGCGAGGACGACCGCGATCAGCGGGGCGGCGCGCACCGAGGCGTCGATGTTGAGCTGACCCAGTGAGCCGCTGCCCCAGGCGAACAGCCCGGTGGTGTTCTCCCGGAACAGGATCAGCAGCATCGCCGTGCCGGAGTCGAGCGCCATCGCGATCGCCGAGCCCGCCAGGATCAGCCGGGTGCTCGAGGTGCCCGCGGCGCGGCCGCTGAGCGCGAGCACGACGGCCGCTGCCGCGAGCCCGCCGAGGAAGGCGACTCCGCTGGACGCCCAGAGCGGCACGGCCACCGAGAAGGCGGCCACCGCGGTCAGGGCGAAGTAGGCGCCCGCGGTCACCGCGAGCGTGTCCGGCGAGGCGAGGGCGTTGCGCGAGATCGACTGCAGCAGCGCGCCCGCCGCCCCGAGGGCGAGCCCGACGGCGATGCCCGCGGACAGGCGCGGCAGCCGCGAGCCGGCGAAGACGTCGGCGGCCGAGACTCCGCCGACCGACACCTCCTCGCCGAGCAGGGCGCGCAGCAGCCCGTCCGCGCCGATGCCCGAGGTGCCCTGGGTCAGGTGCCAGAGGCCGACGAGCACGACCACGACCGCGAGGGCCGCGAGCACGCCGACGCCGACGAGCGCCGTCCGGACGTCCGCACGGCGCGGGTCGGAACGGCGCTCGTCGGCGGCCGGCGTCGTCGTCACTCGCCGACGATGACGTCCACGAAGGCGTCGATGGCCTGCTCGCCGGACTTCGGTCCGCCGGCGCCCCAGACGCCGGGCGGGAACTCGAAGGCGCGGCCCTGCTGCACCGCGGGGAGCGCGGCCCAGACCGGGCTCTTGGCGAGCTCTGTCACGTAGCTGTCGGGGGTGCCGTCGTTGGAGTAGACCAGGTTCGCCTCGCCGACCGCGGTCAGCCCCTCGATGTCGGTCTGCGCGAGACCGTAGGCGGGGTCGACGCCGCCGCTGCCGTAGGAGTCGTTGATCTCGTCCGTCCAGGCGCCCTCGAGGCCCAGCTCCTCGCCGAGCTCGGTGAACAGCGCGCCCTTCCCGTACGGGCGGATGACGACGTTGCCGCTCTCGATCCAGCCGTCGAAGAAGACGAACTCCGGCGTCGAGAGCGCGGCCTCGGCGACCTCGGTCGTGGCGTCGGCGAGGTGCTGGTCGAACTCCGCCAGCACCGTGTCTGCGCGCTCGGTCCGCCCGGTGGCCTCGCCGAGGAGCGAGAACACCTCCTTCATGTTGTCGATCTGGCCGCTCGCGTCCGCGCCGATGGTCGCGAGCACCGGCACGTCGCGCTCCTCGAGCTGGGCGAGCAGGTCGTCGTCGGCGCTGTAGGCCTCGATCACGATCAGGTCCGGGTCGAGTCCGTAGAGGGTGTCGAGGTCGGGCTCGCCGCGCTCGCCCACGTCGGTGGTGCTCTCGGGCAGGGTCTCGGCGCTGACGTAGGTGGCGTAGTCCTCGGTCGAGGCGGCGCCGACCGGGGCGACGCAGAGCGTCAGCAGGTCCTCGGTCTGCTGCCACTCGAGCAC
Proteins encoded in this window:
- a CDS encoding response regulator transcription factor gives rise to the protein MRILIVDDEINLLGALEAGLEGEGFAVDTATTGTDALWLAQEAEYAAIVLDLMLPDISGFRVCERLRAAEDWTPILMLTAKDGDLDQVEALDTGADDYLTKPFSFPVLVARLRALIRRGAAERPTVLTVGDLVLDPAARRVERGGVAIPLTAREFSVLEYLVSRAGDVVPKRDILGAVWDFDFDGDPNIVEVYIRTLRNKIDRPFGRETIRTQRGAGYSVLP
- a CDS encoding APC family permease, producing the protein MTSDASLARRLGTRDAVVIGLGSMLGAGLFSAFAPAAAAAGPWLLLGLALAAIVAWANASSTAQLAAQYPRSGGAYLYGRERLGEWPGFLAGWSFVVGKTASCAAMALTVAAYAAPAGWERPVAVAAVVVLVAVNVLGVTRTALATRILLSIVLVVLVLAMAAAAASGPAAASATDRPFDAYGVLQSAGLLFFAFAGYARLATMGEEVRDPARTIPRAILGALGLAVLIYTVVGAGLLAVLGPERLAASTQPLVDAAAAWPWTAVPIRVGAAAASLGALLALIAGIGRTSLAMARNGDLPRALAVIDPVRSVPRRAEIVVGLIVVVLVLVADLRSAIGFSSFGVLLYYLVANVAALTQEAPHRRCPRPLAVVGVAGCLLLVATLPPASIAGGVAVLAVGAAYRLLAQSRVRRSSQTK
- a CDS encoding iron ABC transporter permease codes for the protein MTTTPAADERRSDPRRADVRTALVGVGVLAALAVVVVLVGLWHLTQGTSGIGADGLLRALLGEEVSVGGVSAADVFAGSRLPRLSAGIAVGLALGAAGALLQSISRNALASPDTLAVTAGAYFALTAVAAFSVAVPLWASSGVAFLGGLAAAAVVLALSGRAAGTSSTRLILAGSAIAMALDSGTAMLLILFRENTTGLFAWGSGSLGQLNIDASVRAAPLIAVVLALALLLSRRLDVLGLGEDGAATLGVPVRSTRALAVLCAVLLTSTSVTLAGPIAFVGLGAPVLTRLLTARVPALRRHVFLVPASGLIGAALIVLADALLRAILSPEGATAIPTGIPTAVLGGVVIVVLALRMRDAGSARTARAVRSSLRTVRRFRIVLAVLVVLLAGTIVLGLLAGSLQLRLGDVVLWLQSAAPDLVARALDERAPRIAAAVLAGAALALAGTAVQGTVRNPLAEPGLLGITAGAGLGAVIVVTTGLGGGGRPVLIAMAVAAGLATFGVIALLAWRGGLQPDRFVLVGIGMGYALTAVTAFLLLSSDPWQTPRILTWLSGTTYGRSLPDVLPVAIGILVLLPILLGLRRRLDLLAIDEDTPRILGVRPERTRLGVLALAAVLASLAVVAVGTVGFVGLVAPHLARTLVGARHGRIVPVAMLLGGLLVLVADTLGRTLIAPSQLPAGLMIALVGAPYFVWLLRRTRD
- a CDS encoding ABC transporter substrate-binding protein, which produces MTRAPLLPTALAAAAAGVLLLTGCGTTAVETADAAGTVDSAECAADDTPTATGAVSLTDSLGRTVELDAPAERIVVLEWQQTEDLLTLCVAPVGAASTEDYATYVSAETLPESTTDVGERGEPDLDTLYGLDPDLIVIEAYSADDDLLAQLEERDVPVLATIGADASGQIDNMKEVFSLLGEATGRTERADTVLAEFDQHLADATTEVAEAALSTPEFVFFDGWIESGNVVIRPYGKGALFTELGEELGLEGAWTDEINDSYGSGGVDPAYGLAQTDIEGLTAVGEANLVYSNDGTPDSYVTELAKSPVWAALPAVQQGRAFEFPPGVWGAGGPKSGEQAIDAFVDVIVGE